Proteins encoded within one genomic window of Episyrphus balteatus chromosome 1, idEpiBalt1.1, whole genome shotgun sequence:
- the LOC129917254 gene encoding serine-enriched protein isoform X2, whose translation MPEVLTLSGMAEAEPDLSTFENKTGLAEDMKFLASMPELCDVTFLVGDTREPVCAVKAVLASRSRVFAKMLYSAPSPQRKRETSTKENKLRLFLKRSSEPLLNLQNANQQRSVFSQQLAPIPEPSGQQHQTLIIEEFEPDVFRQLIEYIHTGCVTLQPRTLLGVMNAADYYGLEELRRACAGFVQCCINVDTVCALLASAERYIQYKCTKTLVQKVLEFVDEHGNEVLNLGSFTLLPQHVVRLILARDELRADEFTKFQAALMWSKKYFDNNPNVDIKEILGNFLEYIQFHKIPANVLMREIHPLGLVPYSIIMNALAYQADPESVDPGKLSPNSSRSSHRSKTHLPKIRKAKSQSFRTRRSPSERRSPNTLHAGTLTLNTSIKRSPILPQPDSKSPSSVSQKTPTTLSRQGTLRASHRRKNSMTGSLVLNQGRRSPVGYVSNDRSPQGRRSPLLLSTDRLKSPNELQTNNFDSRSPTRSPTTDRRSPTFSIHTQERRSPLGAPVDSYTRRSPTSTVHVQDSMKTFDDALTPEDITRSTFGLTSSIKRPSLGLFTPIYFGDKRSPITAMHIPPITVSNPTETCKLVQRTAESNAAAAAEAAREHERQRDKDIEKDKNKETSDKKEKTSVMKEILAFVRKPSKHISTRTRFANAFTRAETGSSSGPLIRQSTFSASPAASSTAAKSAVVKQMSEVGFEPKMSLKFAHYTKMSLKLRRSAANDDKKPATSKETARKSSGDSATDNSETKLDQKVCKSGSPSQAEPFELANVYFEKVGESYIRHEQIKEEPSANDGVNQPISEKFMEEVAKSLKVVTLSNDGTQTPRRSESREPMEPRISEEQEDSNDINMEEFRVEIEQHLKVYTGEPIYVNLQELKRDSDATAAAAEISEKLGKGTEKINDGTTEERIDDDSPFPGPFPLQLPTIEFEPPSRRSSFDPPRSPFLENLRSPSGDTDTDLIHLHRLDSGGDSFEMVHGDRNRESSFEERYSSRDTSFDISRYQSTSYEDQTSSFEIVDIDGKVIDEKKSSNDLRKSSIELVDADTFQRTGSSGRKSSLETHFDYVPSDHTPVRSPHFPMTKKHRIDYSRSRELHVSPIGGFSRARSPLSNQTSSNYSSRDSYDSSSSYPHPHDSRSPYADPSKQHFPLTIKATKEEENRTFLCTDKRCASIFEPRPSTIVTAPSPITAVPASNSIGCGGFSSGSEFEPPSPRRAASASPKHTFTFRIVLKKVDSSPDAICPEKGRGRTLDRYRKPESRRKRLSDAGKSF comes from the exons ATGCCCGAAGTATTGACATTATCAGGCATGGCTGAAGCCGAGCCAGATTTGTCAACCTTCGAAAATAAAACTGGCCTGGCCGAGGATATGAAGTTCCTGGCATCAATGCCAGAGCTTTGTGACGTCACTTTTCTGGTCGGTGATACCCGTGAGCCTGTTTGTGCTGTGAAG gcGGTTCTGGCATCTCGTTCAAGGGTATTTGCAAAAATGCTCTATTCGGCTCCTTCACCCCAAAGAAAACGAGAAACTTCTACAAAGGAAAATAAGCTTCGATTGTTTTTGAAACGATCTTCGGAGCCATTACTCAACTTGCAAAATGCCAACCAACAG AGGAGTGTTTTCAGCCAACAACTGGCACCAATCCCCGAG CCGTCAGGACAACAACATCAAACACTGATTATCGAAGAATTTGAACCGGATGTATTTCGTCAGTTGATTGAATACATCCATACTGGATGTGTTACTCTGCAACCTAGAACATTGTTgg GTGTAATGAACGCAGCTGATTATTATGGTCTGGAAGAGCTACGAAGAGCATGTGCTGGATTCGTTCAATGTTGTATTAATGTTGATACAGTTTGTGCACTCTTAGCTTCCGCTGAACGGTACATTCAATACAAATGCACCAAAACGTTGGTACAAAAAGTGTTAGAATTTGTTGACGAGCACGGTAATGAGGTTTTGAATTTGGGAAGCTTCACCCTTCTTCCTCAACATGTTGTTCGTTTGATATTGGCACGTGACGAACTTCGAGCCGATGAATTTACCAAGTTCCAAGCAGCACTTATGTGGAGCAAGAAGTATTTTGATAACAACCCC AATGTTGACATTAAAGAAATACTCGGTAATTTTCTGGAATACATTCAGTTCCATAAGATCCCCGCGAATGTTCTTATGCGGGAAATTCATCCACTGGGACTGGTACCATATTCGATAATAATGAATGCTTTAGCCTATCAG GCAGACCCAGAAAGTGTCGATCCCGGCAAATTGTCTCCAAACTCTAGCCG ATCCTCACATCGTTCAAAAACCCATTTGCCAAAGATTCGCAAGGCCAAATCCCAGAGCTTCCGCACACGTCGTAGTCCATCAGAGCGACGCAGCCCCAATACTCTCCACGCCGGGACTTTGACTTTAAACACCAGCATTAAAAGAAGTCCCATTCTCCCACAACCAGATTCCAAGAGTCCAAGTAGTGTGTCTCAAAAAACACCCACAACTTTATCCAGACAAGGAACGTTACGTGCTTCACATCGTCGAAAAAATAGTATGACTGGTTCCTTAGTACTTAACCAAGGCCGCCGAAGTCCAGTGGGCTATGTCTCAAACGATCGAAGTCCACAAGGGAGACGAAGCCCACTCCTCTTGTCAACTGACCGCTTGAAAAGTCCAAATGAATTGcaaactaacaattttgattcCCGCAGTCCTACTCGTAGTCCTACAACCGATCGCAGAAGTCCCACTTTTAGCATTCACACGCAAGAGAGGCGTAGTCCGCTTGGAGCGCCAGTAGATAGCTACACAAGACGCAGCCCTACTTCTACTGTCCATGTTCAAGATAGCATGAAGACTTTTGATGACGCTTTGACTCCTGAAGACATAACACGCTCTACATTCGGTCTAACGTCGTCCATCAAACGACCATCTCTGGGCTTATTTACACCTATTTATTTCGGAGATAAAAGAAGCCCTATCACTGCGATGCATATTCCCCCCATAACTGTCTCTAACCCAACCGAAACTTGCAAGCTTGTGCAACGAACGGCAGAATCAAACGCGGCTGCTGCAGCAGAAGCAGCTCGGGAGCATGAACGTCAAAGAGATAAAGATATTGAGAAAGACAAGAACAAAGAAACAAGtgataaaaaggaaaaaacaagcGTGATGAAGGAAATTCTGGCATTTGTGCGCAAGCCATCAAAGCACATCTCAACTCGAACACGGTTTGCGAATGCATTTACGAGGGCGGAGACGGGTTCTTCTAGTGGTCCACTTATAAGACAGAGCACATTCTCTGCCAGCCCTGCGGCTTCGAGTACTGCCGCAAAGAGCGCAGTTGTCAAACAAATGTCTGAAGTTGGATTTGAACCGAAAATGTCTTTGAAGTTCGCACACTACACCAAAATGTCGCTCAAACTACGTCGATCTGCCGCCAACGACGATAAAAAACCAGCAACATCCAAGGAAACAGCAAGAAAATCTAGTGGTGATTCCGCAACAGACAACAGCGAAACAAAATTAGATCAGAAGGTATGTAAATCAGGGTCTCCCAGTCAAGCTGAGCCTTTTGAGCTGGCCAATGTTTACTTTGAAAAGGTAGGTGAATCGTATATTAGGCACGAACAAATTAAAGAAGAGCCATCAGCAAATGATGGTGTTAATCAGCCCATTAGTGAAAAATTCATGGAAGAGGTAGCAAAATCATTAAAAGTAGTCACTTTGTCAAATGACGGTACCCAGACACCACGTCGTTCTGAAAGTAGAGAACCAATGGAGCCTCGCATTAGTGAAGAACAGGAAGACTCAAACGATATTAACATGGAAGAATTTAGGGTAGAAATTGAGCAGCATTTGAAAGTATACACTGGTGAGCCTATATATGTTAATTTACAAGAACTCAAAAGAGATTCTGATGCAACTGCAGCAGCAGCTGAAATATCAGAAAAATTAGGAAAAGGAACTGAGAAAATTAATGACGGGACCACAGAGGAAAGAATTGATGATGACTCTCCTTTTCCAGGTCCTTTTCCACTTCAATTGCCCACAATTGAGTTCGAACCACCCTCAAGGCGATCTTCTTTTGATCCACCGAGGTCACCATTCTTGGAAAATCTACGAAGTCCAAGTGGTGATACAGATACAGATCTCATTCACTTGCATAGACTTGACTCGGGTGGCGATAGTTTTGAAATGGTTCATGGAGATCGTAACCGTGAATCTAGCTTTGAAGAAAGATATTCATCAAGAGATACGAGTTTTGATATATCACGCTACCAGTCGACAAGCTACGAAGATCAAACTTCTAGTTTTGAAATTGTAGATATTGATGGCAAGGTTATTGACGAAAAGAAATCCAGTAATGACCTGCGTAAATCATCAATTGAGTTGGTTGATGCTGATACATTCCAACGCACTGGTTCTTCCGGTCGCAAATCTTCTCTTGAAACTCATTTTGACTATGTTCCTTCAGACCATACTCCAGTTCGATCCCCACACTTTCCCATGACTAAGAAGCATAGAATAGATTACTCACGGTCAAGGGAACTTCATGTGTCCCCAATAGGAGGGTTTTCTAGAGCTCGTAGCCCACTTTCCAATCAAACATCATCCAACTATAGCTCACGTGATAGCTATGATTCTAGTTCTTCTTATCCCCATCCTCATGATTCACGATCTCCATATGCGGATCCCTCTAAGCAACACTTCCCATTGACAATCAAAGcaacaaaagaagaagaaaacagaACATTTCTTTGCACAGATAAGCGTTGTGCTTCAATTTTCGAGCCAAGGCCTTCGACAATTGTGACAGCTCCTAGCCCTATAACGGCAGTTCCAGCAAGTAATTCTATTGGGTGTGGAGGGTTTTCGAGTGGCAGtgaatttgagccgccttcacCGAGACGAGCTGCCAGTGCATCTCCCAAGCATACTTTCACATTTAGAATAGTCCTTAAAAAGGTTGATAGTTCACCCGATGCTATTTGTCCTGAAAAAGGAAGAGGAAGGACTTTAGATAGGTACAGAAAGCCCGAAAGTCGTAGAAAACGTCTTTCTGATGCAGGAAAGAGCTTTTAA
- the LOC129917254 gene encoding serine-enriched protein isoform X1, whose amino-acid sequence MPEVLTLSGMAEAEPDLSTFENKTGLAEDMKFLASMPELCDVTFLVGDTREPVCAVKAVLASRSRVFAKMLYSAPSPQRKRETSTKENKLRLFLKRSSEPLLNLQNANQQPSGQQHQTLIIEEFEPDVFRQLIEYIHTGCVTLQPRTLLGVMNAADYYGLEELRRACAGFVQCCINVDTVCALLASAERYIQYKCTKTLVQKVLEFVDEHGNEVLNLGSFTLLPQHVVRLILARDELRADEFTKFQAALMWSKKYFDNNPNVDIKEILGNFLEYIQFHKIPANVLMREIHPLGLVPYSIIMNALAYQADPESVDPGKLSPNSSRVRRARQNQGRSMSVQSSLDPYGSNTTLSSSGSSDPNSGPHKNN is encoded by the exons ATGCCCGAAGTATTGACATTATCAGGCATGGCTGAAGCCGAGCCAGATTTGTCAACCTTCGAAAATAAAACTGGCCTGGCCGAGGATATGAAGTTCCTGGCATCAATGCCAGAGCTTTGTGACGTCACTTTTCTGGTCGGTGATACCCGTGAGCCTGTTTGTGCTGTGAAG gcGGTTCTGGCATCTCGTTCAAGGGTATTTGCAAAAATGCTCTATTCGGCTCCTTCACCCCAAAGAAAACGAGAAACTTCTACAAAGGAAAATAAGCTTCGATTGTTTTTGAAACGATCTTCGGAGCCATTACTCAACTTGCAAAATGCCAACCAACAG CCGTCAGGACAACAACATCAAACACTGATTATCGAAGAATTTGAACCGGATGTATTTCGTCAGTTGATTGAATACATCCATACTGGATGTGTTACTCTGCAACCTAGAACATTGTTgg GTGTAATGAACGCAGCTGATTATTATGGTCTGGAAGAGCTACGAAGAGCATGTGCTGGATTCGTTCAATGTTGTATTAATGTTGATACAGTTTGTGCACTCTTAGCTTCCGCTGAACGGTACATTCAATACAAATGCACCAAAACGTTGGTACAAAAAGTGTTAGAATTTGTTGACGAGCACGGTAATGAGGTTTTGAATTTGGGAAGCTTCACCCTTCTTCCTCAACATGTTGTTCGTTTGATATTGGCACGTGACGAACTTCGAGCCGATGAATTTACCAAGTTCCAAGCAGCACTTATGTGGAGCAAGAAGTATTTTGATAACAACCCC AATGTTGACATTAAAGAAATACTCGGTAATTTTCTGGAATACATTCAGTTCCATAAGATCCCCGCGAATGTTCTTATGCGGGAAATTCATCCACTGGGACTGGTACCATATTCGATAATAATGAATGCTTTAGCCTATCAG GCAGACCCAGAAAGTGTCGATCCCGGCAAATTGTCTCCAAACTCTAGCCGAGTGAGAAGAGCGCGACAAAACCAAGGCAGATCGATGTCAGTACAGAGCTCCTTAGACCCATACGGTTCCAATACAACTTTGAGCTCAAGCGGCAGCAGCGATCCGAACAGTGGCCCGCATAAAAATAACTAG